Proteins from a single region of Trichoderma asperellum chromosome 3, complete sequence:
- a CDS encoding uncharacterized protein (EggNog:ENOG41~antiSMASH:Cluster_3.8) — translation MGRKVTHQLQPLWFNGFKEESFRLSILDIVIPPNYNTYAIIFKSDNADETTVAETFKQAIDATLLQCRHLVGTVEKNQHGDYSIVTKPDSTVELVFHWLNGTGDDYPSYSELERQNFSSRCLGSAATLGIDGMPTARGPDDSPAIVGFQLNFIRGGFILTIHIHHFAVDMAGTTSLVRQIADNCSSIRYGTPPPSWDEAFMDRSRFIAPKIALEDQISPIPRPPRHPDWLPCSWLLFHLPPTKAAALKKLASPKDGTWISSYDALTALLWRVIARNRALVYRPVLKEPAIFGEPINMRSRCTPQISPRYQGNVLAAGLSHHQKSPLTLADVISDSSLPQIAAYIRAITDSVSEKTLDDTVARFAVVRDKSSLDVPLDSLPPMSFTTTDWRNFRLCDNDFGIGQPMAYRNITDTVVENMIVMYPPHKGNAGKDQGVEVVLPFEKQFVDLLINDPIMKEYFEFRGIDVEDP, via the exons ATGGGCAGAAAAGTGACTCATCAACTCCAACCACTCTGGTTCAATGGCTTCAAGGAAGAGTCCTTTCGCCTGTCTATCTTGGACATCGTCATTCCTCCAAACTACAACACTTATGCCATAATTTTTAAGTCAGATAACGCCGATGAAACGACTGTTGCTGAAACGTTCAAACAGGCGATTGACGCAACGCTTCTGCAATGCCGCCATTTGGTTGGCACGGTCGAGAAGAACCAGCATGGGGACTACTCGATTGTCACAAAGCCTGATAGTACTGTTGAGCTTGTATTTCACTGGCTCAATGGCACTGGTGATGACTATCCATCGTACTCAGAGCTTGAAAGACAGAACTTCTCAAGCCGGTGTCTTGGAAGTGCCGCAACTTTGGGCATCGACGGCATGCCTACGGCTCGCGGTCCAGATGACAGCCCAGCCATTGTCGGATTTCAACTGAACTTCATCCGTGGTGGCTTCATTCTAACCATTCACATACACCACTTTGCAGTTGACATGGCAGGCACGACGAGTTTAGTTCGTCAAATTGCTGATAATTGCTCTTCGATTCGATATGGAACACCTCCCCCAAGCTGGGATGAAGCATTCATGGACAGGTCTCGCTTCATTGCACCCAAAATTGCGTTGGAGGATCAGATAAGCCCAATTCCACGGCCTCCCAGGCACCCGGACTGGCTTCCATGTTCTTGGCTGTTGTTCCATCTTCCACCTACTAAGGCTGCTGCACTGAAAAAGCTAGCATCGCCTAAAGACGGGACGTGGATCTCAAGCTATGATGCATTGACGGCTCTACTCTGGAGAGTTATAGCAAGAAACAGGGCTCTAGTGTACAGACCTGTGTTGAAGGAGCCTGCAATTTTTGGCGAGCCTATCAATATGCGTAGCCGTT GTACGCCGCAGATTTCACCAAGATACCAAGGAAATGTACTAGCAGCAGGGCTTTCACATCATCAGAAGTCTCCTCTCACTTTGGCTGATGTTATATCGGATAGCTCTCTCCCACAAATAGCTGCTTACATTAGAGCCATAACCGACAGTGTGAGCGAAAAAACGCTTGATGATACAGTAGCAAGGTTTGCCGTGGTTCGAGATAAGTCGAGCCTTGATGTGCCACTCGATTCCCTCCCTCCAATGTCATTCACCACTACTGACTGGAGAAATTTCAGGCTGTGTGACAATGACTTTGGTATTGGCCAACCCATGGCTTACAGGAATATTACCGACACGGTAGTAGAAAACATGATAGTCATGTACCCACCGCATAAAGGGAATGCTGGCAAGGATCAGGGCGTGGAAGTTGTGCTTCCTTTCGAGAAACAATTTGTTGATTTACTCATAAACGATCCAATTATGAAGGAATACTTTGAATTCAGAGGCATAGACGTTGAGGATCCATAG
- a CDS encoding Type I Iterative PKS (antiSMASH:Cluster_3.8~SMCOG1093:Beta-ketoacyl synthase) — MSIYTPSRSDDAYFDKMKVLYFSNEFPKDDLQASFRKLYNNSKDRHHHILARFLEEATLAIRDELSQLPTNLRNLIPPFETILTIADFADLRKSQLCGAIDGILLCTLELGTLIGYYEENPAAFGTDNGSVAVLTGLGIGLLATGAVSLARTVPDIVTTGAQVIRQAFRLGILVNEVSQNLQPRDLTSTSAPNTWAYVLPEVSADVVQHELDSIHEKEKTPEASRVFISALSATSVTVSGPPSRLQAMFRTAQFFHHHKFVELPVYGGLCHARHIYDEDDANWVIQTPSMESLNSRFSPRLPIYSTSSGEPFTATSAKELFKQIITEILTERIQWDKVMQGIVQLAKDWSARQCQLLVFRLSLPIHDLSAALQKVPDLNTTTEEIISWVHAQPSVHEGSSPRGPMQSKIAIVGMSCRMPGGATDTEKFWELLEQGLDVHRRIPDDRFDVDSHWDPAGKRVNTSHTQYGCFIDEPGLFDAPFFNMSPRETEQTDPMQRLALVTAYEALERAGFVANRTAATDLRRIGTFYGQASDDYREVNTAQEISTYFIPGGCRAFGPGRINYFFKFSGPSYSIDTACSSSLATIQVACTALWNGDVDTAVAGGMNVLTNSDAFAGLSHGHFLTKTPNACKTWDSEADGYCRADAVGSVVLKRLEDAEADNDNILGVILSAATNHSAEAISITHPHAGHQAYLGKLIANRAGVDPLDVGYVEMHGTGTQAGDTEEIQSVMNVFSPSTRRRSSKNPLFIGAVKSNVGHSEAAAGVTALIKVLLMFQKNAIPPHVGIKNGLNPAFPNDLDKRQIRIPYQKTPWAPTPGKRRVAAVNNFSAAGGNSSLLIEDAPTREITGTDPRSTHVVCISAKSKISLRGNIQRLLAYIEQNPDVPLASLAYSLTARRYHHNHRVSIAASSVPQVQKKLQSILDSVDSRKPIPATGPPSVAFAFTGQGAAYKSSSLELFHTSPYFRSQILHLDAISRGQGFSSFIPAIDGSHPREYQHSQVITQVAQVCTEIALAKYWGSLGVKPDVVIGHSLGEYAALHVAGVLSASDAIFLVGRRASVLEQKCQVGSHKMVAVRASLSQIEESAKGKTYEIACVNGPKETVLSGPTEEMDTIVPCLEGDGYKCFSLDVAFAFHSSQIDPVLHDFEHLAKSSVLFQEPHIPVISPLLSKVIFDDRTVNANYVRRSAREAVNFKSALEAAYNIGTVDDETVWIEIGPHPVCLGFIKSTLSPKNEVIPSFRRGEDNWATMSQSLASLHCIGVNIGWSEFHRPFEKALQLLDLPTYAWNDRTYWIQYNGDWALTKGNTFYDEEKGSNKIRRTRPVAISGLRTSTVHQIIEQRLDGTSGTVVMQSDVMQVDFRTAAWGHKMNDCGVVTSSIHADISYTLGEYLYKKLMPKAKQVHMSINNLEVTKGLVAHNNPDSHQYIQVSVTTPDIASHMAELTWSNVLSDGINLEQFATATIVYGDPANWMTSWISTAHLIQGRIQDLERMAESGIANRFNHNMAYLLFANNLVDYATKYRGMHSVVLHELEAFADITLSTEKGGNWTVPPFFIDSVAHLAGFVMNVSDAVDTKNNFCVTPGWGSMCFAKPLVPGGRYQSYVKMIPTEEDPSVYLGDVYILQNGIIMGKVDGIKFCRYPRILLSRFFSAPDDSNAPTAMSSLTKTAHTKSHVPILIKPIAVNIEAPRLVKQRPTVETSLSKAKPLPTVNGTAIHSNAGASESDSETTTAKALKIISNESAIDIADLTDDANFANLGVDSLMSLVIAEKFREQLGVVVGGSLFLEYPTIGHLRSWLEEYYS; from the exons ATGTCGATCTACACCCCTTCCCGATCAGATGATGCATATTTCGACAAGATGAAGGTCCTCTATTTTAGTAATGAGTTTCCTAAAGATGATTTGCAAGCGTCATTTCGCAAACTCTACAATAACAGCAAGGACAGGCATCATCACATTCTCGCCAGGTTTTTAGAGGAAGCCACACTAGCAATCCGTGACGAACTAAGCCAACTACCGACAAATTTGAGAAATTTAATTCCCCCATTTGAAACAATTTTGACAATTGCCGATTTCGCTGATCTTCGAAAAAGTCAACTCTGCGGAGCTATCGATGGAATCTTACTTTGTACCCTGGAGCTTGGAACTCTCATTGG ATATTACGAAGAAAATCCTGCTGCCTTCGGAACGGACAATGGGAGTGTTGCTGTACTCACCGGTTTGGGTATCGGCCTTCTGGCAACAGGTGCCGTGTCTTTGGCCCGTACCGTACCAGATATCGTAACCACCGGAGCTCAAGTGATACGACAAGCTTTTCGACTTGGTATTTTAGTGAATGAAGTGTCCCAAAATTTGCAGCCTCGTGACCTCACGAGCACCAGTGCACCAAATACATGGGCTTATGTGCTCCCTGAGGTATCTGCGGATGTCGTCCAACACGAGCTGGACTCGATCCATGAAAAAGAG AAAACTCCAGAAGCTAGTAGAGTCTTCATCAGTGCCCTCAGTGCAACATCAGTCACGGTCAGCGGTCCACCATCAAGACTGCAAGCTATGTTCCGTACGGCTCAGTTTTTCCACCATCACAAATTTGTAGAATTGCCTGTATATGGAGGTTTATGTCATGCGAGGCATATatacgacgaagatgatgcgaATTGGGTCATTCAAACGCCCTCAATGGAATCATTAAACTCCAGGTTTTCCCCTCGCCTACCAATTTACTCAACCAGCAGCGGGGAGCCCTTTACAGCGACATCTGCCAAAGAGCTGTTTAAACAGATCATTACAGAGATTCTCACTGAAAGAATCCAATGGGATAAGGTTATGCAAGGTATAGTCCAACTAGCCAAGGATTGGAGCGCGAGGCAatgccagcttcttgtctTCCGGCTCTCACTGCCCATACATGATCTTTCGGCAGCTCTCCAGAAAGTTCCTGACCTTAATACAACAACCGAAGAAATCATCTCATGGGTGCATGCCCAGCCCTCGGTACATGAAGGTAGTAGCCCAAGAGGGCCAATGCAATCCAAGATTGCTATTGTGGGCATGTCCTGCAGAATGCCTGGCGGAGCCACTGATACTGAGAAGTTCTGGGAGCTCCTGGAACAGGGCCTGGATGTACACAGACGCATCCCGGACGACAGATTCGACGTTGATAGCCATTGGGACCCAGCTGGGAAAAGAGTGAATACGAGCCACACGCAGTATGGCTGTTTTATCGACGAACCGGGGTTGTTTGATGCCCCCTTCTTCAATATGTCACCTCGAGAAACTGAGCAGACAGATCCAATGCAGAGACTTGCTCTTGTTACAGCATATGAAGCGCTAGAGAGAGCCGGCTTCGTTGCAAATCGAACAGCTGCCACGGATCTGCGTCGTATCGGAACCTTTTATGGCCAAGCGAGCGATGACTACCGGGAAGTTAATACAGCACAGGAAATCAGCACGTATTTTATTCCTGGCGGATGTCGTGCATTCGGTCCTGGTCGGATCAATTACTTCTTCAAGTTTTCTGGGCCTAGCTATAGCATTGATACTGCGTGCTCATCGAGTTTAGCAACAATACAG GTTGCTTGTACAGCACTCTGGAATGGGGATGTAGACACCGCTGTTGCAGGCGGTATGAATGTCTTGACTAACTCTGATGCTTTTGCAGGTCTCAGTCACGGTCATTTCTTGACTAAGACACCTAATGCTTGTAAGACATGGGATAGTGAGGCAGATGGTTACTGTCGAGCTGATGCTGTGGGCTCTGTTGTACTGAAGCGATTAGAGGATGCAGAAGCTGATAATGACAATATCCTTGGCGTCATTCTCTCTGCAGCAACGAATCACTCAGCCGAGGCCATCTCCATAACTCACCCTCATGCAGGCCATCAAGCATATTTAGGCAAGCTGATAGCGAATCGAGCGGGAGTCGATCCTCTGGATGTGGGCTACGTCGAGATGCACGGCACAGGAACGCAAGCTGGTGATACAGAGGAAATCCAGTCAGTGATGAATGTATTCTCACCAAGCACGAGACGACGCAGCTCCAAAAACCCACTGTTTATTGGGGCAGTAAAATCTAATGTCGGCCAttctgaagctgctgccggtGTTACAGCATTGATCAAAGTTCTTTTGATGTTTCAGAAGAATGCCATACCTCCACACGTCGGCATAAAGAATGGCCTCAATCCTGCTTTCCCGAATGACTTAGATAAGAGACAAATTCGTATTCCATATCAGAAGACACCATGGGCTCCCACACCAGGCAAAAGACGCGTTGCTGCCGTGAACAACTTTAGTGCCGCTGGAGGTAACTCGTCACTTCTCATCGAAGACGCACCAACGCGTGAGATTACAGGAACAGACCCCCGCTCCACGCATGTCGTTTGTATATCGGCAAAAAGCAAGATTTCACTCCGTGGGAACATTCAGAGacttcttgcttatataGAGCAGAATCCTGATGTCCCTCTCGCCAGCCTCGCTTATTCCCTGACAGCTCGTCGTTACCATCATAACCACCGCGTGTCAATCGCTGCTTCTTCCGTTCCCCAGGTACAGAAGAAGCTTCAATCAATTCTAGATTCTGTTGACTCTCGTAAGCCGATTCCAGCAACCGGACCACCGTCTGTTGCCTTCGCGTTTACTGGCCAGGGAGCTGCATATAAATCTTCCAGCCTCGAACTATTCCACACTTCTCCCTATTTCAGGTCACAGATTTTACATTTGGATGCCATTTCCAGAGGCCAAGGGTTCTCAAGTTTTATTCCTGCGATTGACGGAAGTCACCCTAGGGAATATCAGCACTCACAAGTTATCACGCAAGTGGCCCAGGTTTGCACCGAGATTGCTTTGGCGAAGTACTGGGGATCATTAGGCGTTAAACCTGATGTTGTTATTGGACACAGCTTGGGAGAATATGCTGCGCTGCATGTCGCTGGTGTCCTATCGGCGAGCGATGCCATTTTCCTCGTTGGCCGAAGAGCCAGCGTCCTCGAGCAGAAATGTCAGGTTGGCAGTCATAAGATGGTAGCAGTGCGTGCTTCACTCTCTCAAATTGAGGAAAGTGCCAAAGGCAAAACATACGAAATCGCATGTGTTAATGGCCCAAAGGAAACGGTGCTTAGTGGTCCTACAGAGGAGATGGATACCATCGTTCCCTGCCTTGAAGGGGACGGATATAAGTGCTTTAGTCTCGACGTTGCATTTGCGTTCCACTCTTCACAGATAGACCCGGTTCTCCATGACTTTGAACATCTCGCCAAATCAAGTGTTCTTTTCCAAGAGCCTCACATACCTGTTATATCTCCTTTGCTCTCCAAGGTGATCTTCGATGATAGAACAGTCAACGCCAACTATGTCCGCCGCTCTGCCAGGGAAGCAGTCAACTTTAAATCGGCCCTTGAAGCAGCGTACAACATTGGTACTGTTGACGACGAGACTGTTTGGATCGAAATTGGACCTCACCCTGTCTGCCTTGGCTTTATCAAGTCCACCTTATCGCCAAAAAACGAGGTCATCCCCTCCTTTCGACGAGGCGAGGACAATTGGGCCACAATGTCTCAGAGCCTTGCATCCCTACATTGTATCGGGGTAAATATTGGTTGGTCCGAGTTTCACCGACCATTTGAGAAGGCCCTACAGCTTCTAGATCTACCAACCTATGCATGGAATGACAGGACTTACTGGATTCAGTACAATGGTGATTGGGCGCTTACCAAAGGCAACACTTTCTacgatgaagaaaaggggtCGAACAAGATTAGGAGAACTCGCCCTGTAGCAATCTCCGGTCTCAGAACTTCCACTGTGCACCAGATTATCGAACAGAGGCTTGACGGAACATCTGGCACTGTTGTAATGCAGTCTGATGTGATGCAAGTGGACTTCCGCACTGCGGCCTGGGGGCACAAGATGAACGATTGCGGGGTGGTTACATCT TCCATTCATGCCGACATCTCGTATACTCTTGGTGAATATCTATACAAGAAACTCATGCCTAAAGCTAAGCAGGTGCACATGAGCATCAACAATTTAGAGGTTACCAAAGGTCTTGTAGCCCACAACAATCCGGACAGTCATCAGTACATTCAAGTTTCAGTGACCACTCCGGACATTGCCTCCCATATGGCCGAGTTGACATGGTCAAATGTGCTCAGCGACGGCATCAATCTCGAACAATTTGCTACTGCTACCATCGTATATGGCGACCCTGCCAATTGGATGACTTCATGGATATCCACAGCGCATCTCATCCAAGGTCGTATTCAAGACCTTGAGAGAATGGCCGAATCTGGAATCGCCAATCGCTTCAATCACAACATGGCGTACCTCCTGTTTGCTAACAATCTGGTCGATTACGCAACTAAATACCGTGGCATGCATTCAGTTGTTCTGCATGAGCTGGAAGCATTTGCAGATATCACTCTTTCCACTGAAAAGGGTGGTAACTGGACTGTACCGCCATTCTTTATTGATAGTGTTGCCCACCTGGCTGGCTTTGTCATGAATGTTTCAGATGCTGTGGACACAAAGAACAATTTCTGCGTCACGCCAGGCTGGGGCTCTATGTGTTTTGCCAAACCCTTGGTCCCGGGTGGCAGGTATCAGTCCTATGTCAAAATGATTCCAACAGAGGAGGATCCAAGCGTGTACTTGGGCGACGTGTACATTCTCCAGAATGGCATCATCATGGGCAAGGTTGACGGCATCAAATTCTGCCGATATCCTCGTATTTTACTCagtcgcttcttctctgcacCAGATGACTCAAATGCTCCCACTGCCATGTCATCCTTAACTAAGACTGCTCACACAAAGTCGCACGTACCGATTTTAATAAAGCCCATCGCCGTCAATATAGAGGCTCCGAGGTTGGTAAAACAAAGGCCGACTGTCGAGACAAGTCTATCCAAGGCCAAGCCACTTCCAACCGTGAATGGGACGGCAATTCACAGCAATGCTGGTGCATCAGAGTCTGATTCCGAGACTACCACAGCCAAAGCACTTAAGATTATTAGCAACGAATCAGCTATTGACATTGCCGATCTTACAGACGATGCTAATTTTGCAAACTTAGGCGTCGATTCACTGATGAGTCTAGTTATTGCAGAGAAGTTTCGTGAGCAACTTGGTGTTGTTGTGGGAGGAAGTCTGTTCCTTGAGTATCCCACCATTGGGCATTTACGTAGTTGGTTAGAAGAGTACTACAGCTAA
- a CDS encoding uncharacterized protein (antiSMASH:Cluster_3.8~SMCOG1193:glutathione S-transferase) yields the protein MASSNRPCGLIGQTGIELLTCNTPNGVKISILLEELKEAYGLDYVYQNIDIMENIQKEPWFTRHSPNGRIPAIIDHDRDQFSVFETAAILMYLTRHYDPEHKFSFSDINDISRTEQWVTWQHGGLGPMQGQANHFYRIIKDEIPYPTQRYVGETERLYGVLDTQLKGRDYLVGPDRGRYSIADIASFGWVNTSYFSGIILSKFPNVERWWRKIRDRSAVQIGICIPEPSQVQNGRIQERLEEEPLFKAEDDDRRMAGDRAKKQFNYKFSSP from the exons atggcCTCGTCAAATCGACCGTGCGGCCTCATTGGTCAAACTGGCATCGAACTCTTGACATGCAATACCCCCAATGGTGTCAAAATATCCATTCTGCTCGAAGAACTGAAAGAAGCTTATGGCTTGGACTACGTTTACCAGAATATTGACATTATGGAGAACATCCAAAAGGAGCCTTGGTTTACTAGACACTCTCCGAACGGCC GTATCCCAGCAATCATAGATCACGATAGGGATCAATTTTCCGTTTTTGAGACGGCCGCAATCCTCATGTATCTGACACGGCACTACGACCCAGAGCATAAGTTCAGCTTCAGTGATATCAATGACATTTCCCGTACAGAACAGTGGGTTACTTGGCAACATGGTGGCCTC GGGCCTATGCAAGGACAAGCGAATCACTTTTACCGAATTATTAAAGACGAGATACCTTATCCCACTCAAAGATACGTCGGAGAGACGGAGCGTCTTTACGGAGTTCTCGATACGCAACTGAAGGGCCGTGATTATCTCGTAGGTCCCGATCGTGGCAGATACTCTATTGCCGACATTGCATCTTTTGGATGGGTAAACACTTCATATTTTTCCGGTATCATTCTCTCAAAATTTCCAAATGTTGAACGATGGTGGAGGAAAATTAGAGACAGGTCGGCCGTACAGATAGGCATTTGTATTCCAGAGCCAAGCCAGGTCCAGAATGGGAGAATTCAGGAGAGGTTGGAGGAAGAACCACTGTTCAAGGCAGAGGATGACGACAGGAGAATGGCGGGAGATCGGGCCAAGAAGCAGTTCAACTACAAgttttcttctccatga
- a CDS encoding uncharacterized protein (EggNog:ENOG41~SMCOG1001:short-chain dehydrogenase/reductase SDR~antiSMASH:Cluster_3.8) produces MSSNVSIALILGAGPNIGASVAEEFASKGYKVVLTSRKIAENANPSFSHIKGDLSQPNSVVDVFTQVRKLYGEPGVVVYNAGAVSFAPKENTFDLDLGTFESDLNINTTSVFVAIKEALASFSTLPTSASRTFIYTGNAMNFASFDGLLTLGVGKSATAHMIASAAAAFADKGYKFYYADERRTSGKLCGKDISGAAHAELYGQLSEDRKQRPWLQTFVRGQGYVDFPADTVVTF; encoded by the exons ATGTCTTCCAACGTATCAATCGCGCTCATTCTTGGAGCAGGACCTAACATTGGAGCCAGTGTCGCAGAGGAATTTGCTTCTAAAGGCTACAAAGTCGTTCTCACGTCAAGAAAAATCGCTGAGAATGCTAACCCGTCTTTTTCTCACATCAAAGGCGACCTTTCTCAACCCAACTCAGTCGTCGATGTTTTTACCCAAGTTCGGAAGCTTTACGGAGAGCCAGGCGTAGTTGTTTACAATG CTGGTGCGGTCTCTTTCGCGCCCAAGGAGAATACTTTCGATCTCGACCTTGGCACATTCGAGTCGGACCTTAACATAAATACCACGAGTGTATTTGTTGCGATTAAAGAAGCCCTAGCATCTTTTTCAACCTTACCCACTAGCGCTTCTCGAACTTTTATCTACAC TGGGAACGCGATGAACTTTGCATCCTTCGATGGACTCCTAACTTTGGGTGTCGGCAAGAGTGCAACTGCGCACATGATTGCatccgcagctgcagcatttGCAGACAAGGGTTACAA GTTCTACTATGCGGACGAACGGCGAACATCTGGCAAGCTCTGTGGTAAGGATATTAGTGGCGCGGCTCATGCCGAGCTATATGGGCAGCTCTCTGAAGATAGGAAACAGCGGCCTTGGTTGCAGACATTTGTTAGAGGACAAGGTTATGTTGATTTCCCTGCTGATACCGTTGTTACTTTCTAA
- a CDS encoding uncharacterized protein (EggNog:ENOG41~antiSMASH:Cluster_3.8~CAZy:GH5), which produces MASFSVKYHSGLSPSLLNTRINTETPTMSPSATQDAATSRSNAKHTHPPCTMLRVSGTNIVNLAGDEVVLKGAGLGGMLNMENFITGYSGHEHEHRAALIEVLGQENAEFYFSRLLHYFFTEADAELFASLGLNCLRVPFNYRHFMDDDNPNTIKSSGFELLDRIVNICSKYNIYIVLDLHTVPGGQNQDWHSDSGLSKALFWEFRDFQDRAIQLWVAIASHYTGNPVIAGYNPLNEPADSQHTRLISWYERVEKAIRAVDPDHMLFLDGNTYAMDFSAFDAKKALPNTVYSCHDYSMMGFPLPEQYNGTEKQKERLRTSFRRKVKFMREAGVPIWNGEFGPVYQDPRIDPDAETTNAKRFALLQEQLAIYKEFGGVSWSIWLYKDIGYQGMVYLDPGSPYMRLIGPFLEKKQRLGLDFWACADKTKIDAEVYQPLISKLKEMIPEHFQQKKYPKIWTFDRQVERVIRECLMSEYLGWELAEAFRGKTKEELESLAGSFALEQCLKRDELNWILKMDTRVKKESR; this is translated from the coding sequence ATGGCATCTTTTTCTGTAAAATATCACTCAGGTTTATCACCGTCGTTATTAAATACAAGAATCAACACAGAGACGCCTACAATGTCCCCTTCGGCAACTCAAGATGCGGCAACCAGCCGCTCAAATGCTAAACATACTCATCCACCGTGTACCATGCTACGTGTAAGCGGCACAAATATTGTCAACTTGGCCGGCGATGAAGTAGTCCTCAAGGGTGCAGGTTTAGGCGGGATGCTTAACATGGAAAACTTCATCACTGGCTACTCGGGGCATGAACACGAGCATCGGGCTGCATTAATAGAGGTTCTCGGCCAAGAGAATGCCGAGTTCTATTTTTCTCGACTTCTCCACTACTTCTTCACTGAGGCAGATGCAGAACTCTTTGCTTCTCTTGGGCTTAACTGTCTCCGTGTGCCGTTCAACTACCGGCACTTTATGGATGACGATAATcctaatactattaaaagtTCGGGATTTGAGCTCTTAGACCGAATCGTTAATATCTGCTCAAAATACAACATATATATCGTTCTGGATTTACATACTGTTCCTGGTGGTCAAAATCAGGACTGGCATAGTGATTCTGGCTTAAGTAAAGCCTTATTCTGGGAATTTCGGGACTTCCAAGATCGTGCCATTCAACTTTGGGTGGCTATTGCAAGTCATTATACAGGGAATCCTGTAATTGCAGGATATAACCCCCTCAATGAGCCGGCAGATTCTCAACATACTCGCCTTATATCGTGGTATGAGAGAGTCGAAAAAGCAATTCGAGCTGTTGACCCAGATCATATGTTGTTTCTAGATGGAAATACCTATGCAATGGATTTCTCAGCGTTTGATGCAAAAAAAGCTTTGCCAAATACGGTATATAGCTGCCACGACTATAGTATGATGGGTTTCCCTCTCCCAGAACAGTATAACGGgacagagaagcagaaggagaggCTGCGTACCAGTTTTAGGCGCAAAGTCAAGTTTATGAGAGAAGCAGGTGTGCCAATATGGAACGGTGAATTCGGCCCTGTGTACCAAGATCCAAGGATAGATCCAGATGCCGAAACAACTAATGCTAAGCGCTTCGCGTTATTACAAGAGCAGCTTGCAATATATAAGGAATTCGGTGGCGTATCGTGGAGCATCTGGCTGTACAAGGACATTGGCTACCAAGGCATGGTGTACCTTGACCCTGGGAGCCCATACATGCGCCTTATTGGCCCATTCCTTGAGAAGAAACAGCGCTTGGGGCTGGATTTTTGGGCCTGTGCCGACAAGACAAAGATAGACGCTGAAGTCTATCAGCCACTCATTTCAAAATTGAAAGAGATGATTCCCGAGCACTTTCAACAAAAGAAATACCCAAAGATTTGGACTTTTGATAGGCAAGTTGAAAGGGTAATTAGAGAATGCCTGATGAGTGAGTATCTGGGCTGGGAGCTTGCTGAGGCCTTTAGAGGGAAGACAAAGGAGGAGTTGGAGAGCTTGGCGGGTAGTTTTGCTTTAGAGCAATGCTTGAAACGAGATGAGTTAAACTGGATACTGAAAATGGACACAAGAGTAAAGAAGGAATCTCGATAG
- a CDS encoding uncharacterized protein (EggNog:ENOG41~antiSMASH:Cluster_3.8) codes for MEPTPDVPPRPEGSPGTQFLCLTICGYRRPGMSETDYRHHMTQVSAPLTKDLMVKYGVKRWTQIHNTAATRALMAKLYDHQMTNLADFDCFSQVVFKSVDDYKKMKEDPWYKSQLVNDHEKFADTKRSMMTIGWITEFIRDGEVVDGMKDC; via the exons ATGGAACCTACTCCAGACGTACCACCACGGCCAGAGGGGAGCCCAGGCACGCAATTCTTATGCTTGACCATCTGTGGCTACCGTCGACCTGGAATGAGCGAGACGGACTACAGGCACCATATGACACAGGTTTCAGCTCCCCTAACCAAGGATTTGATGGTCAAGTATGGTGTAAAACGATGGACTCAG ATTCACAATACAGCCGCAACTCGGGCACTGATGGCTAAATTATATGACCATCAGATGACCAATCTTGCAGATTTTGACTGCTTTAGTCAGGTGGTGTTTAAAAGTGTAGATGACTAcaaaaagatgaaagaagACCCGTGGTATAAATCTCAATTGGTCAATGACCACGAGAAGTTCGCCGACACAAAGAGAAGCATGATGACGATTGGCTGGATTACGGAATTTATTAGAGATGGGGAGGTAGTGGACGGAATGAAGGATTGTTGA